The Deltaproteobacteria bacterium region ACGTCGACCCCGAGATCCGCGAGCGCCTTGACGAAGATCTCCGCACCGTTCATCTGCATGGAAAATGCCTCCTGGGGTGCCTCACACGACCACCGCGCCCTCGCCGGCCGAACGGACGAGCTTCGCGTACCGGGAGAGGTATCCCTTCGCCACCTTCGGGGCGGGGGCTTTCCACCCCTTTCGCCGCCGCGCGAGTTCCGCCGCGGGGACGTCCAGGGAAAGTTTCCGCTTCGGGATGTCGAGGACGATCGGATCGCCTTCGCGCACCAGCGCGATCGGTCCCCCCTCCATCGCCTCCGGGGAGATGTGCCCGATGCAGGGGCCGTGCGTGCCGCCCGAGAACCGCCCGTCGGTGATCAGCGCGACCTTCGTCCCCAGCCCCATCCCCATGATCGCCGCCGTGGGGGAGAGCATCTCCCGCATCCCGGGGCCGCCGCGAGGGCCCTCGTAGCGGATGACCACGACCGAGCCGGGGCGGATCTTCCCCCCCATGATCGCCGCCATCGCCGCTTCCTCGGAGTCGAACACGCGCGCCTTCCCCCGGAAGAAGAACATCGACGGGTCGACCCCGGACTGCTTGACGACCGCGCCCCCCGGGGCGAGGTTCCCCGTGAGGATCGCCAGCCCCCCCTCTTTCCGGACGGGGGCCTTGAGGGTCCGGATGATACCGTCGTCCAGCACGCGCCCGCGCCGGGCGATCGCCGTGATCTCCTCGCCGGAGACGGTCGGGTTTTTCTTGAGGAACGGAAGAAGGCGGTTGAGGATCGCCGGGATCCCGCCCGAGTACTCCACGTCTTCCATCATGTGCGGCCCGCCGGGCGTCACCGTCGTGAGCTGCGGGGTTTCGCGGGAAAGCCGGTCGAACTCGGAAAGCGGCAGGTCGACTCCCGCCTCGCGGGCGATCGCCAGCAGGTGGAGCACCGAGTTGGAGGAACCGCCCAGCGCCAGGTCGACGCGGATCGCGTTGGCGAAGGCCGCCTTCGTCAGGATCTTCCGCGCCGTCACGTTCTTGCGCACAAGTTCGACCACCCGCTGCCCGCTCGCGTAGGCGATGTGCCGCTTCTTCGACATCCCCGCGAGGGCCGTGGCGCACCCGGGGAGGGACATCCCCATCGTCTCGGTCAGGCACGCCATCGTGTTCGCGGTGTAGAGCCCCTGGCACGACCCCTCGCCGGGACACGCCTCCGCCTCGAGGCGGGAAAGCTCCGCCGCGTCGATCTCCCCCCGCTGGAAGCGGCCGACCGCCTCGAAGGTGTCGGAGACCAGCGACAGGCGCCGGTTCCCGATCCGCCCCGAGTGCATCGGGCCCGCGGTCAGGACGATGCACGGGATGTCGAGACGCGCCGCCGCCATCAGCATGCCGGGCGTGATCTTGTCGCAGTTGGTGAGAAGGACAAGGCCGTCGAGCGCGTGCGCCTCGGCCACCGACTCGACCAGGTCCGCCACGATCTCCCGCAGCGGCAGGGAGTAGTGCATCCCGCGGTGCCCCATGGCGATCCCGTCGCACACGGCCGGAACGCCGAAGAGGAAGGGATACCCCCCGCCGGCGTGAACGCCGTTTTCGACCGCCCGCTCGAGGACCCGCATCCCGACGTGGCCTGGAACGAGGTCCGTGTAGGAGGTGGCGAGACCGATGAACGGTTTCCCCATCGCGGCCTGGGGGACGCCGGCGGCGCAGTAAAGCGCCCGGTGCGGCATCCGCTCCAGCCCTTTTTTCGTTTGGTCGCTGCGCATCGTCTACGCGTTCAGAATTTGCGCGATCTTGTCCTTCCTGGCGAGTTTGAGCTTCTGGAGCCGCTTCCGCTCGACTTCCTCGTCGGGGAGAAGGTACACCTTGCGGTCAAGTTCCTTCAGTTTCTCGTCGAGCAGGCGATGCTCCTCGACGAGTGCCTTGAACTCCGGATCCTTCGCGATCAGGGCGGCCGTCTTCTCTTCCAGGCTCTGGCCCATCGACACCTCCGGCGGGATTTTGGATGATTCCATAGCATAGCAGATGAAACCCCGTTTTCAAAGAATGGGGAGGGACCAAGATCCACCGCCTGTCCTCGCAGAGAAGGGGTTCCCGGGCTCCGCGGGCGTCTTTTCAAGACGGAGTTGCCCCGCTGGTCGATTTCGGCGAC contains the following coding sequences:
- the ilvD gene encoding dihydroxy-acid dehydratase, coding for MRSDQTKKGLERMPHRALYCAAGVPQAAMGKPFIGLATSYTDLVPGHVGMRVLERAVENGVHAGGGYPFLFGVPAVCDGIAMGHRGMHYSLPLREIVADLVESVAEAHALDGLVLLTNCDKITPGMLMAAARLDIPCIVLTAGPMHSGRIGNRRLSLVSDTFEAVGRFQRGEIDAAELSRLEAEACPGEGSCQGLYTANTMACLTETMGMSLPGCATALAGMSKKRHIAYASGQRVVELVRKNVTARKILTKAAFANAIRVDLALGGSSNSVLHLLAIAREAGVDLPLSEFDRLSRETPQLTTVTPGGPHMMEDVEYSGGIPAILNRLLPFLKKNPTVSGEEITAIARRGRVLDDGIIRTLKAPVRKEGGLAILTGNLAPGGAVVKQSGVDPSMFFFRGKARVFDSEEAAMAAIMGGKIRPGSVVVIRYEGPRGGPGMREMLSPTAAIMGMGLGTKVALITDGRFSGGTHGPCIGHISPEAMEGGPIALVREGDPIVLDIPKRKLSLDVPAAELARRRKGWKAPAPKVAKGYLSRYAKLVRSAGEGAVVV
- a CDS encoding DUF465 domain-containing protein, producing the protein MGQSLEEKTAALIAKDPEFKALVEEHRLLDEKLKELDRKVYLLPDEEVERKRLQKLKLARKDKIAQILNA